TGAATACCGATGACGACCCGGACTCCCGCATGATTAATAAGGTAAGCTTCTAccatgaataattattttttgtttcaatttgaTTATGCTGCTGTATCTGTGTGTGAATTAAAAATAGCAACGGTGGAGTCCGAAATTTCTGAGAATGAGAAAGAGGAGATTCGGCTATTTTATGAGAGAGCAGAAAGAAGAAGGGGGCTCACCATCTCCATCTACTTACACCGTCATCGAAAATCAGTGCAGAAACAACGAGAAGTCTTTGAAGGCCATTCCAACAACACTCCAAATAAGGTAAGCTTATACGATTAATAGTTTTTCTGCTGTCAATTGAATAGCCCTAACATATAACCTAATCTTACTTTACTGCATCGGTGGAGTCTGAGATTtctgagaaagaaaaagatgaaattcTCTACCCTTCTGATCGAGAAGCAGACCTTGCATTAAATGTGCAGAAACTATGATCAGAACTGATTCGCCTCGGGCTATTTAATGAGGAAGCCCGAAGAAGAACTTCGTCAAGATAACAATACATGCTTATTATATTGCTGCTGTGTGGATtcaaatattatatatcataTAATAAACTACATTATGTAGATGGAATTTGGAATCTACATAGATAGATaaacatttatatttataatttaggttgaattttaaaatggatagatagcaataataataataatggattGCAAATTAAAATGGAGAGTCCAAAATAGAAACTGAAAAAAGAACCCGAATTTAAATTGAACAGAATACTAAGAGTTATGAGTTGACAACTAATTAAGATTTCAGTTAGTTTTGTAACACTTACACTAATCACcaagaaaaaatacaaattaaaggaTAGAATCCAAGCTTGAGGGAACATTGGtcataacaacaacaaatcaacaataattaatagTTTTACTTAGCTTTAagtcattaattaattacacTAATAAAGCTTCTTGTATCATCATTATCTAATTAATCACCTTGAGATGTCACAATTTGAGGTGTATCATCCTATTTGCTCATATGCCCAGCTTAACTTAGATGCAACTCTTTCATGTTGTGGGGAATATTCCTACAATTATGATCATTATGTCACCAAATCTTATATATCAATTGCTAGTTAATTGAGCCAATCATACATATATTATGTAAAAATCGGGAAGACtctatttcaaaaacaaaaaaatctgtTAGAGAAAAGTTTCTCAAGGTTGTGTTTGTGATGtacaactaatttaaaattagtgtgtAGTTGATCAGTTTTTCCTCTTTtaaatttgttcttcatttgGTCAAATTTTGTTCTCCTACAGATCGCGCATACCCTTCCAGTTTCACTTAATAACGTTGGAGGTGTATTCGTGGGAGCCTGTTCCGTATTAATGGGAAACTTTTGGGATGCTCATAGTACTGAAACTCTGTTGGAGTCAGATATATCGGTAGGATATCTTTTGCCAATCTGTTATTTTCAAcggaaatttaattttttgagttttaagaCATGGTTGACTTCTTGGTCTCATATATGTGTTAGGTAGGTAGCATTGTATTAATTATGATCGCTCGGTTGAGTTTACGTTAATTTTCAGTAAGTATAGATGATTTGTGTGTGAACTGCTTTCATAAGAACAATACCTTGAGATAAAGTCTAattctttgtgtttttatgtgtTTGAATTATGAAACAACAGGTTGAAAGCCATCTTTTCTAATTGAAATTCTAATTAGCCTTAGACATATATTTCAGCATCTATTTGTTGTGATGCTACGAGAACAtgatttaataagaaaaatgacaTGAGTTGGATGTTACAAGAACGTgatttaataaagaaaataacatgatgtcgaataataaagaaaatgaCATCATGTCAAACAAAACGAGACACTTAAATGTTAATAATTTTAGAGATAAAATGGTCAGAATGTTagatttttctaatatatttttgatataCAGATTgatcattttattattaaaaatttaaaaaatgaatagaTAATTTACAttactataaaatttattttttttgtatttaataataGAGTTtaagttatataaattttaaaactaaatgtTTGGAATTTAAAGCAAGTACAACTTAACTGAGAATAATATAAGATACGtttaaagaaaacataaaatcttagtatttttttatttttattagtttatgaaattacataaattaaattattataaaaaataatttatgtattataaaaattaattattatatatattagttaataattttttattatttaagttatCTTTAAGTTTTAATTAACATACTAGTGTTAAACCCGTACGATGCACgagtttatattttaatttgatatggtaaatcaaaaataatattttataattataaatttctaAAGTTTAATATAACACTATCATcgtcattatatataataaacgtATTTAATATGTTGTTTTATCTTTGTTTAAGTAAAATGCAAATGAAAC
The genomic region above belongs to Arachis duranensis cultivar V14167 chromosome 3, aradu.V14167.gnm2.J7QH, whole genome shotgun sequence and contains:
- the LOC127745689 gene encoding uncharacterized protein LOC127745689 isoform X3, with the protein product MASEEDNALRLVNTDDDPDSRMINKQRWSPKFLRMRKRRFGYFMREQKEEGGSPSPSTYTVIENQCRNNEKSLKAIPTTLQIRFLRKKKMKFSTLLIEKQTLH
- the LOC127745689 gene encoding uncharacterized protein LOC127745689 isoform X2: MASEEDNALRLVNTDDDPDSRMINKQRWSPKFLRMRKRRFGYFMREQKEEGGSPSPSTYTVIENQCRNNEKSLKAIPTTLQISLRFLRKKKMKFSTLLIEKQTLH
- the LOC127745689 gene encoding uncharacterized protein LOC127745689 isoform X4; this encodes MASEEDNALRLVNTDDDPDSRMINKQRWSPKFLRMRKRRFGYFMREQKEEGGSPSPSTYTVIENQCRNNEKSLKAIPTTLQIRNYDQN
- the LOC127745689 gene encoding uncharacterized protein LOC127745689 isoform X1, coding for MASEEDNALRLVNTDDDPDSRMINKSEISENEKEEIRLFYERAERRRGLTISIYLHRHRKSVQKQREVFEGHSNNTPNKSEISEKEKDEILYPSDREADLALNVQKL